GACCGCGGCGGCCCGCCCGGCCACCAACACGCTCGCGGCCCCGCCTGGGCGCAGGGCACCGGCCAGCGCGGTGACCACCGGGACCGGGTCGTCGACCACCTCGAGGACGGCGTGGCAGAGCACCAAGTCCACGCTGGCCGGCTCGACCAGCCCGGTGAGCGCGTCACCGTCACCCTGGACGGCCCGTACCTGGTCGGCGACTCCCGCCTCGGCGGCCCGGCGGGTCAGTGCGGCGAGCGCGTCGGGATTGGCGTCGACCACGGTGACCCGGTGCCCGGCCCGGGCCAGCGGCACGGCGAAGCCGCCGGTGCCGCCACCCACGTCGAGCACGGCGAGTTCGGTGTCACCGCGGCGGTCCAGCTCGGCGGCCAGCACCGACCAGATCACGGCGGTCCGGGGGGTCAGCGGCGGCCCGGCGAGGCGGCCTCGGGTCTGCTCCACCC
The sequence above is a segment of the Micromonospora sp. WMMA1363 genome. Coding sequences within it:
- a CDS encoding methyltransferase domain-containing protein, with the protein product MTRLVRVEQTRGRLAGPPLTPRTAVIWSVLAAELDRRGDTELAVLDVGGGTGGFAVPLARAGHRVTVVDANPDALAALTRRAAEAGVADQVRAVQGDGDALTGLVEPASVDLVLCHAVLEVVDDPVPVVTALAGALRPGGAASVLVAGRAAAVLGRAMNGHLDVAAALAADLGGTAGARDTLRRRYDTGNAAALLAAAGLTVEEIHGVRVLADLLPATVADGQPAALLELERALAARAPWRDLAAQLHLFARRPA